GTCAATAGTAACATACTTATCAACTATATAGTGGTGAGTTTAAGATCCAAATGCATTTTGCTAGCTACTATGTTTAAAATAGCTGCCTATCAATGCTATCTATGAATTTCGATAGCCACCAGCATAATTGATATTGAAACAAAGGTTCTAATGTATTCAACTACTAATTGGATTTTTGAAAACATAAGTCGAGAAATAATTAACACATAATCGGTCGATTATAATTACTATAATGCATTGTGAATTCAAAAGAACCCAAATTTCGTGACTGAAAACTTGGTCAAGATGCTTTTAGAGATAGAAGGTGATGAACTTTTTCAACAAATAACTGTCATAACTCTATCAGTATTTCGTCTCGCTTCAGTGGCAAGCTAACCTGAACTAATAGAAGATTTCGAAAGATAAAATGGATGAAATGTAGGGTGAATTCAATCAgagtctctttctctttctttttccaaaggattaaagaaaaaagaggagcaGAGGGAAGGGGTACGTCTACCTATCAACTACCTAAAAACCATGAGAACTGTGATGACGTACTAAATCCCTTGTGACCTATTTGACTTCAGCCTTAGAGGCAGACAATTGAGTACTATGTCATTAAAACTCAAGTCAAGAATACACACCGGCTCTTATCGCTACTTTAATTAGAATCCCTTTCGTTCTATATTCTTGTGTTCGGTTGTTTGTTTCGTAAGGTTGCATCGTCATTTTGTTCATATGTATGACTTCACGGACACTCGAGAGGTGGTACCAAGGGATACGATGCTTGATAAAGGCTTGTCAATTTATAGCTTGAGCCTTTTGGATAAGGGATAAATTGTAGCTGGGTTGAAATTAACTATATACATCCTCTCCATCTAGTTTGTCTCTGACCCACGATTCCAAGAAGTCGAAACATTCGCCCAAATTGGTGTTTTTGGGCACTGCAATTACGATGAGCTGATAAGTTCTTCGGATGAAGGTTTTGGTCGATCAGATTATTTTCTCGTGGGGAACGAGACAAACTTTCCCAGTTACATCTCCTGTCAAGAAGAAGTTGATGAGGCATATCGAGACCAAAAGGCGATCGATGTGCAAAACCATTTTTACGTACTGGTCTTTGGAGTGCATTATGCAATGCTTTCTAACGCGTAATTACCGTTGGCTTGTTCGCTTTTCCTGTGGAGATGGACGAGGATGTCAATTCTGGACACAGCAGGATCACACAAGTTCGGCAGCGATAGGACAACCCATGAATACGCCAAGGACATATGGAACATAAAGGTATCAAAATGGGTTGGACCATTTTGAACCCGACCCAGCCCACCAATTAACAACCCTAATGGAACATTATACCACGAGCACTTGACTTGCAATGATCTTAGCTCCTGGCCACAGTGGTCGAATACTAGCGTGAATACTGATGAAGATAAAGCAGAAAATTTCAGTACAAACACTCAAAGATAGTAGCCATCGGTTTGTACCCACAGCATCGGCACCTCAATCCACTGGTAACCGCTGACATCCGCCATAGGGTAAACCACCACCTCTCCAGCCCCCGGCTGATTCTAATATGAGTGAATGTTCTACTTCTCCAATACTCTTTCTCAACATCATCACATATTATGTTGCTCTCTATTACACTTATAAATTTCTCCTTGCTTTCCGttcattttaataaataaaaaggggaTAATTTCAACCCTTGATTTTTGAAACGATTCTTAGATCTACCCGAAATATGTGAAATTATTTCATCTCGGTCATTATATGATGTGAAAGACAACAAGATTTCAAAGTTAAGGAGGAATGAGCTCACGTGCACCGGGGTGCATGCAAGGCTTGCTTTGACTTTTGGCCTTTTCTAAAGTGGGGCTCCgtacttattattattattattattattattattattattattattattattattattattattattattattattattattattattattattattattattattattattattattattattattaatttctcagTAAATAGAATGTGCATAGGGAATTTATGTCTTAATCAAGCCTAAATTAGTGATAACGTGAGGATATCTACTGGAAATGAGGTCATGTCGACTTGTGTGCCTCGTTATTTAGAGATATATTTCAAGTTTAAAACTGTTACAAATTGTTAAGCCAAATCAGTTTAGGGCACTCGATTGCAAATTCCCCATAAACAAGACATAAAATCTCAACCTCAGCGATCTTGAAATTTTTCACATTCAATGGAGTCACTATGGCTGCGTTTGGGAGTGGCATTTGCAAGCCACTTTGAACCCCCAAAGCTCTTTGGGCTAATTTGTGggtgtttagtaaaaatttccaaaccccATTTGGGGAATGCCAAGCAttcccaaggctgaaagcccaaggcaagtgggggctgccttgggctttcagccttctcgGCATGCTGAGCTaagcttaaataaaaaaatttccttcccaAATTGTCCCCgttgatttttcgtttttccctttttaccctaactgttcatcttcttcttctttcttcttcgtgagCGGTTGCCGACGAAGGGCATGCAATCGCCGACGACAAGCCGCGCCCACCACACCGACCCGCCACACCACGACCTCCGCCACGGCCGCGCGACccttcggcgagggtcgcgtgaCCCCACTCAAGAGGTCGCCGCGAAGGTCGCGATCGCGACCCATTTGGTCGCAGATCTGGTCGCCGGCCGCGACCTTGGGCGACCTTCGGGCGACCTTCGCGGAGGTCGCAACGCAGATCCGCATCGCCGGCCGTGCTtcgggcgacctccgcggaggtcgcgacTTCGCGCCGCGACCGAGATGGGTCGCCGACCGCGACCTTCGCGGAGGTCACGACGCCAGATCCGTAGCGACCGAGATCTGCGTCACCAACCATGCTtcgggcgacctccgcggaggtcgcgaccctCACTCTGCGACCGAGATGGGTCGCCGACCGTGACcttcgcggaggtcgcgacgcaGATCTAGTAGCGACCGAGATCCGCGTCGCCGGCCCATGCTTGTGCAacctccgcggaggtcgcgaccCATCCGGGTCGTAGATGTCGGTCGCGACCACGCCGGCCGCAACCTTCACGCACGACTAGATGGGTCGCCGGCGACCTCTCGCGGCGCGatgggtcgccggaggtcgccggaggtcgccgggggtcgccgccggccgccggatgCCGCCTGCCCTTgctggttttcatttttttatttttcttttgataatttttttttcacaaaagcccTTTGTCTTCcgaacaccattttgctcaaagatacttcacaaagggcttttaaattacaatttaccaaacacagtttgcattttgaaaaacacatttaactcaacggtctttgcattttcctaaagactttccccaaaagtcttcccaaacgcaccctatgtACAACCTTCATTAGAACCCCACCTTATATCTGTGAGATGGATTTTGATGATTGATTTCCAAAATTTGTCTTAAAAcagctctttcttcttcttttttaatctctttctGTTGTTTCATTCCCAATTCGATTATTTGTAGTTTTGTTTTAGAAAGTTTATCCTTCTTTTAAACCCAATTCTTGAAACGAGACAAAGCTTTTGACTTAAACTTTATCtaaattccgaccaaaaaacCTTGAACTTTATAAAAATGACTATGAATAGGATAAATTTTACAGATTTGCCGATATCATTGAGATTGGATAGCTCATTAAAAGACGTGATATCTCATGATTTAGACATCACATTTGGGCGAATTGGGATATCATCGAAAAGCTCTCTGACTTAGATTGTCCAGTAACACTATTTGATCgggttttcattttcaattaagttTGATCTTGGGACAAGTCGgtcaaatctgaaaattctaAAGTTAAAATTGAGATGTCTATTGGAATTTCAATACTATCTATGGCAAGGCAATCCAATTCCacattttttttaggatttttccGTATCCACATTTAGATTCCTTTCCAAACATGAAAAAATATCAAAGGGTTCGTTAATTGAGGAATTCAATTCGCATTGAACCAAAGGAGCCATGTACAGGTACTTAACCAAATGGCCTTTACGAGCCCTCGTTGTTGCATGGCTGCCACCACATTTGGCCCGTTACTGCTATTACTATCGGCCCATTTTACTCGTCAATGGCCCTTGCTCGCATATTTAGACATCATGCCAGTGatcctaaaatattttattatagaggattttatatttattaaagaTCTATTGCACGAACTATATTTATCAAGATTATGAGACCAATTATGAATAGCCAACACgcaaaaagaacaaagcaaATTAGAAGGGAAATGAATTGGAAATTTTACTTAAGAAACCATCAGTGTATTAAATTTCAACTGTTGAATAATTTTTGCTTTAGCATTAGTACCAAATTTCTGTTTATAtgccaaattaaagctcaagGATGCCAATAAACGGAACAAATcaaaaattcattctttttggtaaattaagaaaattgatatcatattttttttttttttttccattggtaAGTGTTACGAGTACAACCCAGAAGACAAAATAAAGGAGATTAATGTTCAGATTATATTGGTAAGCTATAAAAATTAAGAAGTATTGGACAGAAGATCCATTCCAGCAGGAAAAGCATAATGAAAGGTATAGTAATACCTAATATATCCTATCGAATTAATCGAAGTTCAACGATTTTTGTGAGAATTTCAGCTAATACATATGTTtgagtttaaaattgaatcaaCATTAAAGTTCACAAATTAACAGCACAATTTATTCAAATATAGTTTCTATTTAGCTAAAAGAAACCGAATAACGGTATCATATGCGATAGATTCTAGGATTTCAGAAGGCCATAGGGCTAAAATGTAATTGTTTATTGGAAACTTAAGCATTATCTATATGAtgtaaatcattttctttttcattgagctattttccatttgaaatatcataTCAACTCCAAAGATAATTCATCGTTAATAATATTATCTATTTACTTACATATCTTGAGTATTGGAGTTGTAATTTCCTTCGAGTaacaaaaatgtaattatttttaatatgttttccAAATGATGTCCTAGATTTCTTTGCGTTATCTTTTTCCAAACCATGATGAAACTTCTTCATGTGCATAGCACAGATTACCAATCGAGGACATGCGTAAGTGGATGAGGGACTTTATCTGGCAATCGAAGATCACATGGAACTCTGAGTATGTGGGGGGCAAATGGGGAACAAAAAGAGGTGAGAAGAGGGCAGAAGCCACTTTCTGCATCACCAATTGTTACGTAAATAGCTGTATAATTTGGCAAGATATCAAAGTTTAGTGGGTGTTTTTAAGCATTATAATATCTGGACATGCATCGTGATCACAAATTATATGACTTGATTAGATATCTAAAATCACGTTTGTGCATGGATAAATATACAAAAAGACTTCAGAAAACTTCTTCCACTTAGCCCACCCCCTATCAATCAAAGTAGTCCTGAAATTGCACAATCACGTGTCCAGAAATACGAGCGTGGGCGTTAACAATCGGAATTGCTCTCTCATCCCTGCGACTGTTggacctgaaaaaaaaaaggagaaaaatcccTAAGTCCTCCACGCAAAAATCTTAGGGTCCTCATCGGCACGATTTGAGAACGGTGAGACTTGAAATGAACCACTCGATGAAGGCAAAGAAAGCAAAGACAAATCACTCACGGCCCAACAGTGAGGACCCATCTCACTTGAAGAAGTAGGTAAAATATAATTCCTCACAGCCCAAGCCTGATCCTCCAAAATCTCAGCTGGGGTTTCATCGGCACAAAATGAGTAGGAGCCACCCTTTCAGAGGACATAGACTGACGAACAGGAGACAGCCCTTTTGGAGGGCATGATTGATTATAAGAAGGAAGGGAACCCCTTGACAAGTGCTAGCGCAATCCGGCATTATGCTCAGGGATTACTCATGCGAGGCTTCATGGACGATCAATTAGCTACTAAGGTTCGGGTTTTGAAGAGGAAGTACAATAATAAGAAGGGAAAGGCTGGAGAGGACATGGTATTTTCTAATCTTCACCAGCAGAAAATTTTTGAGTTGTCCGAGAAGATCTGGGGTGATAAGAATGGCGACGAAGTTGAGAAGAAATTCGTGCTAGCAAGTTTGTCACTTCCCCTAAGTCCGAAGGCATTTATTGATGTATTGCATACGTTTAGGATTGGCAGCTGGGACGAGGGATTCTTGAAGAAGGGGTTAGAATTATTGCAGGAGTCGAAGAGGGCTGGGttcaaagaaagattgaggAAACTGCACTTTGCTGAGATGCAAATGGTGGGGAGAAAGGCGCATTAATTGCATATATGATCAATCTCATTTTGGAGGATTATTCTCCGAAGTAAGTTGTGGTTATGGGCACTGgattgattttttgaattttttatgattaggATAGTGTTCTAACAATGCATCTCGGTTCAAGGACAAAATTGTTCGATGACTAACAATCATTTTGTGCATTGTTTGTTTGGAGCCTGATCTCCCATACAGTTGTGTTGTACATTTGTATTAATCAGCAAGATGCCGTTAGGATGCTGTTGGAAGTGTCTGAAGTCTGCTTGAATGAAATGGGAGATaatttgctttgattttttttttttattttttatttttgtaagtagCCACTGCCAACAGCGAAGGACGGTGGTGAATGGACTCATTAATTAAcacattcatcttcttctctttctccaagATGCCAACAAAggcagagggagggagggaggataCTAATGCGAGGAAAGCCAGAAGAACTCTTGTGACTAAAGCAGCTCACTTTACTCAACAACCGGATCTCATCACTCACAAAGATTACGACATTTCAAAGCACAAGAATTGAATTTCATCTATCAAAACGCTACCCTATAATTGTGGGagtattttgaataaaaaaaaaaaaaggaaagagggagagaaagggggaCAAGATGAAGAGGTGGGAGaacgaaagagaaaaagtaattagagagagaaggggagggcagagagagagctACTTTCTCAAAGAAAGCAAGCACAATTGCAGATAGAAAATGCCCCGCAATTGTTATTTTCTTCGATGGTGCTTTTATAGATAGGAAGAATGAGAAAAATCCCTCTTTGCCAAGTTTTATAAAGAGCGTAATCAACTACtgatttaggaatttttgatgAAATCATAATCAATTGCATGAT
The nucleotide sequence above comes from Eucalyptus grandis isolate ANBG69807.140 chromosome 2, ASM1654582v1, whole genome shotgun sequence. Encoded proteins:
- the LOC120290568 gene encoding uncharacterized protein LOC120290568, with product MIDYKKEGNPLTSASAIRHYAQGLLMRGFMDDQLATKVRVLKRKYNNKKGKAGEDMVFSNLHQQKIFELSEKIWGDKNGDEVEKKFVLASLSLPLSPKAFIDVLHTFRIGSWDEGFLKKGLELLQESKRAGFKERLRKLHFAEMQMVGRKAH